From Stigmatopora nigra isolate UIUO_SnigA chromosome 5, RoL_Snig_1.1, whole genome shotgun sequence, a single genomic window includes:
- the creb3l3a gene encoding cyclic AMP-responsive element-binding protein 3-like protein 3-A has protein sequence MELLDWLFDQNEGILRHEEAGQQQQHWPMQDPNMLQLAEQADADFFNALLSGGESVSGSPLWPPSPSDSGISEDPPSDQMDSPQRPMSPPDELHCLGSKASLEAQMSMKPNAWETELSMGRIRYSQYSSDIDRGPLCSDSALTVKELLLSGTAEPAPQPFQQSIQELILNEDEKKLLAKEGVTLPNQLPLTRSEERILKKIRRKIRNKQSAQESRKKKKEYIDGLESRMAACSAHNQELQRKVSQLEKCNLSLMEQLRRLQALVMNTSNKPAQTGTCVLVLLLSFSLILFPSLKPYADTKVSQGDFSPVRIQSRSLQGVQTSRVLHFIDSPSPGQDESENVHGHFPGDSGLEIAGLMGNMKLNGEVDVLSPNCSQEERLGHFHVDPLTGHVNSVTLDPRRSSRLPPNADDM, from the exons ATGGAGCTGCTGGATTGGCTGTTTGATCAAAACGAGGGAATCCTCCGACACGAAGAAGCaggacaacaacagcaacactgGCCAATGCAAGACCCAAAT ATGCTCCAGCTGGCTGAACAGGCGGATGCCGATTTCTTCAATGCCCTCCTAAGTGGAGGTGAATCTGTCTCAGGCTCGCCTCTCTGGCCCCCCTCACCGAGCGACAGCGGGATAAGCGAGGACCCTCCCTCAGACCAGATGGATAGCCCTCAACGACCTATGAGCCCCCCTGACGAACTCCATTGTTTGGGTTCCAAAGCATCCTTGGAGGCCCAAATGTCCATGAAACCAA ACGCCTGGGAAACTGAGCTCTCCATGGGCCGGATAAGATATTCACAATATTCTTCAGATATTGACAGAGGCCCACTGTGTTCTGACTCGGCTCTAACTGTTAAGGAGCTGCTGCTGAGTGGCACTGCCGAGCCG GCTCCACAACCATTCCAGCAGTCCATTCAAGAACTGATACTCAATGAAGATGAGAAGAAGCTCCTTGCAAAGGAGGGTGTGACTCTTCCCAACCAACTCCCGCTTACCAGA AGTGAAGAAAGGATCTTGAAGAAAATTCGCAGAAAAATCCGCAATAAGCAGTCAGCCCAGGAAAGCcgtaaaaagaagaaagaatatATTGATGGACTGGAGAGCAG AATGGCTGCATGCAGCGCACACAACCAGGAGCTGCAAAGGAAAGTGTCTCAGCTGGAGAAATGTAACCT TTCACTAATGGAACAGCTGCGCCGGCTTCAGGCTCTGGTCATGAATACATCTAACAAACCGGCCCAGACTGGGACATGCGTACTG GTGCTCTTGCTGTCCTTTTCTCTAATCCTCTTCCCGAGCCTCAAGCCCTACGCTGACACCAAAGTCAGCCAAGGAGACTTCAGCCCAGTCAGAA tCCAGTCACGGTCCCTGCAGGGGGTGCAGACCTCCCGTGTGCTTCACTTCATCGATTCCCCGTCGCCTGGCCAAGACGAATCAGAAAACGTGCATGGGCATTTCCCAGGGGATTCAGGACTGGAAATCGCTGGCTTAATGGGGAACATGAAGCTCAATGGGGAAGTAGACGTCCTTTCTCCAAATTGTAGCCAGGAGGAAAGACTTGGTCATTTTCATGTAGACCCGCTCACCGGTCATGTTAATTCTGTAACTTTGGATCCAAGACGCTCATCCAGGTTGCCGCCAAATGCAGATGACATGTAA